TATGTTagaattgtaatattttatttaaaatgtaaaatttaattaaaatttaaatactttattttataatatatggAAAGTTAAACACTTATTAAATTACATGTGTTAATGCATTtatatataaatagatatttatatataaattgtgAAGGTAGGTAAGAAAACAATCACTTATTCTAATTTTATTAAAACTAATTCTATAATTTTAGTGAATAAAAATtgtatggtattttttttttcgtgCTTGTATAtcatattgaatattttaaaaataattccaatCATTCAAACTAATTTTAATGTATACAATGTATGTAAAGTAAACAGAAATGTAATACTATACatttctatattttaaaataatgtgAATTAAAATTAATCCTATACTTtcagtatatataaatataaacaaatgATAAAGAAAGCAGGAACTTCATCTTTAATTTTTCTCGCAACCTTTCACCCATTATTGagattaaatgaaaattttggtTTCAAATATTCAGGGCAAggccaaaatatacatacatacgctTTGCCAAAAGGAATTCCCCAAGGAAACAGGGCCATATGGAAATAAAATGAACAATATTAGCTACTACCTATATCTTGAAACAGAATACTAGAGGTAGGTAATTATAGGGGAGGGAACAGAATAAAAGAACAAGAAATTCAATGCAAAACATTTGTGTCAACAGCTGCAGGTGGAACTGATGAACACCACCCCCACTCAAATATGGAGGATTCCAAAAGATTGATGGTCTGGATCTTCTTCTCCGCTCTTTGCTGGGGTAACCTGCATTTCTTCTTCACCCAGTTAATCTGCATTTCTTCAGGGCCCCTTTGAAAATAATTCCAAAGACACCACAATACCCGTTTTCTCAAATGCCCCTGGTCATGATTGTTTTTAGCAGACAGATTTTTGAGTTTGAAATCACTTTAAGCATCTTTCTGAGAAGCAGTTTGGACCAAATTGTATGCAGTTAGCAGTTAGGACACTGTGAGTGAGATGAATAAAATTTTCAACCAAGACTTCCTATTGCATCGTTTTTCGATTGGAAAATCTCAGTTCACATGGAACACCTCAATGATCTACATATCACTTCTAGCTTTATTAGTGTATCTTTTCTGAGGTCAAATCCGAAAACCATCCATCAAGCTTTCTAGAGTACACAGAACCATGTAGAACATTCACTTGGTGTCTTCATACCATTTTCAAACTGCCCATACATGCTTTCTGATGGAATTTGAAAGTTGTTACGGTGGCCAAGGACTGACTGCCTTCAAGGATCCATGGGGATACAAATCATACACTAGCTCTCACCCTGCAGGGTCAATGACATTAAAACTGAATAAATTAGAAAGTCAAAAAAATATTGCAATGCAAACCAATATATCACACAAAGGTTAAAAAAAAGGATATATGATCATGTTCTTTGATGCCTCATGGATATCAAAGGCAGCCCTATTCCATGACTTTGCTTCAATTttagttaaaaaagaaaaaagaaaaaagcaaaaaATGAAATTAGATTGCAATACAGGAGTCAGGACAGGTCtgaccataattttttttttgaaacattaTGGATCCAGGGCATAAATAAGGTAGATACATATTTTTGCTTAGCGAGTCAGCAGCCATCAATTTTATGTCTAGTAGATCTAAGTTGGCTTTATTAGTGGGCTGTGGTCTTTTGGATTGGCCCTTGTCCTGTCTAGGTGTCCCATTGGGGGTATTCCTAAGCCTCTGATTTTTTGGGAGCCAGTGGCGGAGACATTTGGATGGGTGGAATGGTGCGTTATTTTCTTTAGGGGGTTGTGTTACCCTTATTCATGCTAGTCTTGCTtgtatccctctttattattcaaCAAATTTTAGGATTCATGTGGTGATAGCTAGTAAGATTGAGAAGATCATATGGGATTTCCTTTGGTTAAGGATTGGGGATAAGATAGATCATTTTGTTAGTTGGGAGACTGTCCGCAGGTCTAGGTTGGAGGGGGTTTGAATCTTGGTAAGTTTGTGTCAAGAAACACTACTCTTTTGGCTATATGGTTATGGCAGTCCTCCCTGTGGCATAGAGtcattaaaagtaaatttggtatgcatgtgaatgattgggatgctatgttaggaattagATGTCCTTCGGAAAGCCTGTGGAGGTGTATTTCTCTGTCTACTCCCTCTTTGTTCCTATACTAAGTTTCTCTCAGGCAATGGTTCTCATATTCATTTTTGGGAAGAATTTTGTGTGGGTAATGCTGCTTCCTATTCTTTTCCTCATCTTTATCATTTGAGTTCAGGTCATAATGAGGATATATCCTTCTTTTTGATTTCTGAAGGGCATTCATTTTATTGGGACTTCCATTCCCGTAGAACTCTTAGTGATAGAGAAGTGGAGGAGTAGTCTTCCTGATTGATGTTACAGGGGACTTGCTGCCCTTCCTTCAGGGTGGATAGACGTTCTTTGTCTTTGGACTCTTGGGGGGgcttattcttgcaaatctttctGACTGCTTGATTAATGCTAATATTTTCCTTCCACTACATAgaattatttggaaggccaaattTCCCTCAAAGATCAAGCTGTTTCTTTGGTTGATTGTTCTtgatagagttaacaccaacaatttATTGTAGAGTAGGGGATCTTCGAAGCCATTTTCTCATGATatacattttctttttcttgataGTTCTaaaacaacatctcatttgttTTGCACTGTTCGTTTGCTTGGAATATATGGAATAAGCTTTCTGGTCTTTCAGGAGAAAATTGGGTTTGTCCGCAGTTGGTGGAGGATTTGTTGGCCACTTCTTTTGCTGGTTTGTTAAAAGACGCTTTGTGGATGTGTCTGGTTTTTGCAGTTCTATGGGGGTTTATGGATCGAATGAAATGCTCATATATTTATGTAAAAAAGATGCTGAAGATATCTTTGCTATGGGAGAGGATTCATTATTTGGTCTCGTTTTGCTATGCTTCTGCTGGTTTTTTTTAAAGGAGTGAGGTTTTCTGATATCCAGCAGGATTGGTTGGCATTGTTAGTCTTACTGTTTGggttttgttatattttttattttcttttttatttcttctgtTGTGCAGGCTTTCTTGTTCTCCTTGTACATTCTTCTTTCTCTAATAAATTCATCTTCTTTTGcaatcaaaatataaatatatatatatctccactCCCCCGGTTTTTATCTGGGGTGAGTATCTGTAGCTCCATCTTCATTTTTCACCCATGATCTCAACATCCACTTAAGTCATAAAACATTCCATGGAATGGCTGTTCTTATTGAGCTTGACCCAGAGCAGACAGTCCTTTGCATCACATCATAAAGCATTTGAAAATTCCCTTCTAATTTACTACCCAAAATTTTTAAGCATGAGTATTTGAATCTTctttattatattcaaagatgCATCTTTGTAATTAATTGGAAAAGTAATTTTTCATTAGACATAAGATTGGTAAAATGATTTACCAGTTCATAACTTCAAAATACATATTATTCTAGCATAATTGGGGCTGTAAACTCAAAAATAATGTTTTACTAATTTAAGAATCAGGTATAATGATCTGTAAGTTAAAAATAAAGAATTCGCAGGTTGCAGCCAGTACTTGGCATGCAAAAACTGTGGCATAGTCCAATTTCTATTTAAGGGCAGCAAATCAATTTTTATGTCACCACAAAGCAATCAGTTAAATTTAACTTTCTTCATGATATAGCACTATTCCATATGTTTCTCTCCTGACTTGACTTGGATGCTTTACATCACTGTCCATCAACtgatttatttatctattttttaaattCCATCTCCAAGACCCCTTCAAAACATTAACGTTATGTTATCCACTTCAGTAATGCATCCTCATCAGTTACTATTTAGCAATCAAAGATTGCACCATCAATATGAAATCCTGCTTCCTccaatttaaattaacaaaacaGCCAATTTTTATAAGTCAAATCACATGGAACTGCAGTAAAAGCTAATTGTTCATTAAATGAACATTAAAGTGAATGGAACTAGATGGCTTATCAACAACTAGTCAATTTGCTTAATTCAAGAAAAGAAGATAGATTGGGGCTAGAGGTAACTTGCACGAGCAATAACAAAAAATATCATTTAGCACCAACTTAAAAGCAATCAAATTGCAAAAACTAGTATACACATCTCAAGGAAAACAAAAAGATAAAGTACTTACTGCTCACTGACTTATTTGATTCATAAGTAGCATGCGCAGTAGTGGAAGGACCTCCAACAAGGCAACAACTGCTAGGTCCACAATGTCAAGTGCACTTTCTCAGCAATTTATCTATTAAACAGCCACTGGGATTTCTATATTTGTTCTCATTGGGATAGGTCTTTTTGCAGATGACAATCCCAAGTTCAAATCCTCCGATGCAGCCTGAATAATCCGACTGGCTTCATTAGGCATCCCAGCCTTCAAAAGGCAAGATATCAAAGAATTCACAGTGATATTATCCGGGGCACAACCAATTGCCTGCATCTTATTAAAAATGCCAAGTGCTTCAAACATTCTCCCCTTCATACAGTGCCCAATAATGAGAATGGTAAATGTCAGTTTATCAAGTTTACATCGCTTCTCCATTTCTGCCACAATAACATTTGCCTCATCTAAATTCCCAGCCTTGCAACACCCATCAATCACAGGGTTGTACATAAATGGCTGGGGCACAATATCCTTCCACTTTGGATGCCTCAACAAGTCACGAGCCTCTTGTACTCTATTCCCCTTGCACAGAGCATTAATAAGAATAGCAAAAGTATACTCATTGGGAGACAAGTTTCTGGAATTCATTTCATGCCAGAGCCTTAGACCCTTGTCCACTTGGCCCGATCGGCAATAGCCATCAATCAGGGAAGTAAAGGTGACAACATCAGGAAGGCAACCAAGAAACAACATCTTATCATACATGGCCAGTGCAGCCACCATGTTGCCAGCCTTGCCAAAGCCATTGATAAGAACATTAAAAGTAATTAAATTGGGTTTTATTCCAGAACTTGTCATCTCAATAAAAAGAATAGAAGCCTCCTCCATCTTACCCAACTTACAAAAACCTGATATAACGGATGTATAAGTTATAATATCTGGCGAAAAATCACCTTTTGACTGAATTTCCTCCAACAAGCAACGCCCTCTATCTATTTGATTGGTCCTACACAATCCATTTATAAGAGTATTGTAGGTAATAACATCAGGAGAACACCCAAAACTCTCCATATCATTGAAAAACTCAAAAGCCTCGTCAACTTTCCCCACTCTGCATAGACCACGGAGAACAATATTAAATGTGCAAGCATCTGGGCGAGAGAATGAACTCAATTGCTCTTTGAAGAGGCGAACAGCCACATCTATTTGATTCATTTTAACCAAGATATTCAACAAACTATTATATACAAAAGAACTAACCCTTACTTCATCACGCTGCAGTTGGGCAAGTAATCCCCTGACAATGTCAAACTTGCCCGCTCGTGCAAATGACGACACCAAAAATTCTAAAACCGAAGAATCAGGCAAATGCCCATCATTCCTCATGCAATCAAAAACAAACTTCGCTGAATCGTGGAGGCCTGACTGGCAAACTGACCTCAAAAGGAAATTATACGTTCTCAAAGAATGCTTGAGCTTCAAGTTCAAGCTACTGAATTCGAAGAACTTCAAACCCAACTTGGGATTTAAGCATCTAATGACTTCAAAAGCAATCGACGGGTTCACTGTCTTACCCAAATAATCCTGGAAATCGTCTAGAGAATGTGCACGGACACAAAGTGTGCGTACGACCTTAATGAACCAAATCTCAGGGTTTTGGACGACCTCTTCGCAGTCGTGGAATGGGCGAAGGCGAGATCCTCCGAAAGGGTGGTCGTGGAAACAAGCAACGGCGATCTTGGAGGCTCGAATCCTCAGGGGACGAgcgaagaagaagaaaaggatcaTCTGTAGCGCCAAGCCATCACAAGGCCCCGTTGTGCATATCAACAAAAtttatacattaaaaaaaaaaaaaatcttctttggCCATCATGTTCGGGGAAGATCGGCTGGAAGACACCATGTATGCTCTGGATTAGCTTGAATTCCTTCTTTCGACTTTCATTTTGTCGATTAGGTCGAACCAGGTGGGATCAATCAGCATACTAGCTTTGCCGCGGTCCAAAACCCTAGCTCTCCCCAGCTGAGCCTGATAGACTGAAACTCGTTGAAGCCTCGTGAGGTCTAAAACTCACGGCACGGTTCGGTCCGGCTCAGACGAATGCTGAAGCTGTTAGGTTTGTGGACCGCAGGCCCAGTATCGTGTTTCAAATGAGTTCCTTTAAGTTCGTCAGACGAAGCTTCAGGCTATCGTAGGCCCTTCTTAAGCCCATTGGGCCCATTATCTCCTCTACTGGGCCTATAGCTGAGTCGATCCAAATTTAATTAGGATAGTTATTGGGATTAGGCTCCTAATTTTATGTGGAACAATAAATATTAATTCAGCCtatcttgaaaaataatattttattcacaaAGAATTACTATGAAAAAGGTTTTATACTTTATGGGTAGTGAAATATGTTATGAGATCTTTAACctaatttattttttaggattcCTTATCCTTCTGCATTCTTCCTGTGTgttcatgaatttattttttataaaaaataaaaatataaaaaaatataattaattttatataaaaatgaagaaatacaaaaaaatagtTTAAATTTATGTATTGTGACTGTTCTAGAGCcttaaaatattatttgttgacatgtaaaaataaaaaataatttaaaatataaaataataaatttaaaattaatagaaaatatatatacacgTGCTTCGTAGAAGTAGGACAACAACTCTTTTACTACTAATATAAAGGCTTTTTTACTTAGAGAAAAATGTGGATTAGttttttttgggtttaaattCCTAAAATATCCCTATTaactttttatattttctaagaactaaaactggtataattaaattcagcatatattttttttaatttaaaagataaaaaatttagATCAAGGCTCTAGGTGCCTTTCGTGCCTTAATGTGTTTTGCATGTTTGACagcaaaaaaaaattcatacGTTTTAAGTTTAAAAGAAAACCTATTCTAGTTCTCTCAACATTAGGTAAGGGTAGATGAATCTTGTAGTTAGGGACTAATGGTAAGCTATTTTCATCTCCACCTTGGAAACATTGAGACATAGGGCTTTGAGGTGATCCTTAATCTCTAAATGCCTCGCCTTCTTCTACTATGCATCATCGAAGCACTTAGTTATGAGCAAGGATTTAAAGTTCATCCTATCATGAGTGGCCTTAAGTTTAGTTTCTAGCAATGCCACTACTTAAGCCTATTTAAATATCTGATAGTGTAGATGGAAGTACTAGCTTCAAAGGGTTTCAAGGCCAGACATAAGAGATGCATCTTTAGAACAATCACCTCGCTAGCAAGGATGTTTAGACAAACATTATGTTCCCTAGGAAGGAATGTTAAGAGTTTGGTGATCCACTTGTTGACTATTGGGAAAGTGGTGGACATTGCCTCAATTGTGCCAACTTTGGAAATAAGGGATTGTGAGGAATGATGTATTCCCAATAGGaggggggtggggtgaattgggtattttaaaaaattattcctaaattCAATTTAAATCGCAATCAGTattttacaacctagggtctttctaagaagTTACCAATTCCCCATATAATCAAAACATGTATATAAaaacaatcaagacaataaatagtAAAACAATTGAAGTTACCAATTGAAGTCTGTatgattttagaggagcttgcaggaagttTTGGAGTCTCAATTAGCATTCAGCATGACATTTTATCCCCAGGCTGATGGGCAAACAGAGAGGACAATCCAAATACTTGAGAATTActatattttaaatgacatagatgtgGGCTATAGTACAAatacttttacatgatatctcatttatagttttaattaaaaGATATATTTTGCAtataaactcatatgccacacactggcaTAACATgcttctccttactgagaggtgtctcaccccaacattataaacatttcaggtaacccgGAGAGACGTGCGGGACCGGCTTAGAGATAGAGGAGACGACTGTGTTGACATAGTtctggggtgagttttgggctgagtTGTAGATCCTTCagcattttgggatttttggggaaaggtgtacatatatgtatatggtgGATATGTAGTACTATgatattgtgtattttgggatatgatttggatatttatgtttttccgttgcataggtaaTATACATGGAATGCACAGGTTACCATGGCATCCACTCTGGGCCGTAATGATGATAGATATTTATATACAGGGTATCAGAGTTATGATATATAGCtggacaataaaaaaaaaaagtggtatgAAAATTTGGGTTGTTACAAAAAATATGTGACATTATGTGTTATTTTTACATTTCTGGCTAAAATTCCCATGTCAACACTGACCAAGCTTGCCCAGGAAGCAACTGGTAATAAAACAGAACCTTAAGACTAGACCAAAACCCggttttaaaaactcaatttgaaACTTAAAAGactccaaaaaattttaaaagactCAACTGAAGACTTAggactcaaattaaaaattaagaaactcaatttaaaataacagcactcaattttgaaattcaaCCAAAAGTTTAGaagaatcaaattttaaaattaaaattaaatggaCTCGGAATTTTCAGAAACATAAGACTTACTTCACAATCTAGCCTAATAAAAgagatttattttgaaattacgGGACTTCAAAATTTTTCCTAGAAAACCGGGACTCAAAatagaaaaactatttttgaaataaTTGGGACTCTAAAAATGGGAATCAAATTTCGAAAAGAACTCAATAAAATAAACCAAGACTCCAATCAGACTTAAAGTTAGATTTACTATACTAGGTCCTTTCAGAAAGGCAtgataaaaattagggtgtctacataaATCATTGTTGCTGCCACTATGAACAATTTCCTTTTCCACTTGCGTCCTCTCTCAAGCCATATGCAAATATGGCAACCTTGCTTATTTCCCCCCTATAATTGGGGAACAATATCTTCACATGGTggcatacatatataatacacaATATTTTGCAAGCTTTATCATCTTCAACACATATAAAGATGATGAACAACTCATATTTTGGAAATGGACATGGTTTGatatttcacataatatattcaCTTCATCAAGTTTCAAGCATGGATTAAAATTAGATATATGGCCAATGACGAACTTGTTACATTGGTCGAACTAGTGGGTCAATTTGATGGTCAAATTGTAGATACACATTATATGTGATGTTAGCTATCTGTAttatatacaaataatttttttttatttgaaatatattatatttaaagtGTACTTTTCTTTTCATTGGAGCAACACTAGGAGCTCCTTGTGGTCTCTTTCTACACTTTTCCTATGATAGATCACTTGGCGTTTACTTCTAAAACAAAGATTGACCATGGTgtgtaacaacctccttataaaataaattctctactattttaaatttaaaacaatttcctacacagcggaaagcaaataacatgaaatacaaccttatatatatatatacaataccagagtgtctaaatattccaaaaatattacatattttacTTTTCCctcaagaactactcttactaataccaaagctaacaaaattgaaccccaaaaCGCTCACCCTAAAAAAGGGCAGACTAACAGcttctctatctgcgagcctgctccgctcgcccaactggctcacctaaaaaagaATTCAACACCGAGATGAACCaaagttcagtaagacgaaacatgctatcactagtgtgtggctattaagatgtggatctgtaaaaattaatccgagttaaaagtagtacaaataactaaaactgaaaatgctgatgctacataacatattataaaacctttaactacataatttagcATGCCAAACTGTataaaattacttttcataataatactactatttcgaaaaatctgataatactataatatttgagattacttccctagatggctgtatgtcatgatttaacccctcatgatagggttgtgcggcccgaaggttggatctatcTTGGTTGGCCTAACAgagtaaaccactctactcctcggtcagatcggccctcctcaacccatatctgatggggagcctatccacaactaggcacgatcgacctcataccacttcctatctgagttaagtggttgcactctgaactgaatatttgtatatctgtagctacggtactgtgctctgctgtctgatccatcagggtctgatactatataatacgtttctatatacaactaactgttttaccatgattctgtaataattgtataaaccatACTGCTGTGATAATATGTAActatatcaactatatttttttgagatatctgtaaatctacctgttatggtgctgtaaaactataaaatcatggtattttgaaagatactgtaaacgcatttcaatgtctgtatattctgtacaacatattcctgaaaatactgtaaaaacatgtttctatactgtgTTTATACTCTCATggcacacaataatttaaaatatgttgacatcaataataaattgcacaaatttatgttttgaataataatatggtaaaaacataaacttcatattgaaatcatactaggttttcctagcatagcatgtttcccttaccaaactgtcgaaaagcccctatcgcatactggtcctacacccgtagggcttcctaaaaccacattttccagaacagaatatcaatatttcttgatctacatcatttcctacaactgtcataaGGTCAAAGACTGAATAAagggccttaccctgattctggggagaaattcgactcaatcccaccgacgataTGCCCCAGCAGACTTAAAGAGATCTCcgttaggagcgtcgtggtggcctcagatcgtcgatccgacgactgacggggccaaaatcgaagaaagttggaaggagagccgtaggagagagaaagagggaaacGCGACGCTGAATTTCTGCTTTTAACcgaggttttgcactatttatactgcaggattcgtcgacaagccacgtcacctcgttgacgagtcctgtagaaagttcatcgacgaacctaccccctcgtcaatgaattttaaacttcccaataatcctttctcggtatcttcttgtcaacaagacgggacctcgttgacgatatcctgaagaaccctcgttgacgaagtccgctgcctccttctgttcctatttttattttcctccctctttattatttaaataacattattcttcgggtcgttacagtgtGAGTCTTTCATCGTTTGGTTTTCCACTCCCACTCAACTTTCTTttgtagttttattttttatttatttttttaaaattatttgaaataattaTTCATATATGTTCCCAAAAAATGATTAAGTGACTTTATCGTAAAGAGAGCGTATAAAAAGATTGCTTAGGGAGGATTCAATTATACTTTGTTTAATAATATAACAATGCTTAAAGTTTGTTAGTATAGTAAAATGATTTCTATGGGTAGTGCTAGGTTCAAATCATACTTCTTGAGCTTACTTGACCTAATAGGTTAGGTAAATTAGGTTCATGAGTAATTCAACTTAGAGAACCTTATGGGTTAAACCAATTTAGCCGTCatttgggagcacttaaaaaaatGTTTATAACACATATtacttatattaaaaaaaaaaaaagtagtattTGACATGTATTATGACAAATATTTAATGCAAAATGTGCTTTTTAGAATCACTTTTTTTTAGAACATTTTAAGTAAATTTTGAGAAATAATGAAAGATAACTTTTTAGTCACTTATAAGTGTGATTGTTCATAGACGGGTCAATTTTcgtaaatataaaaaattttggtggttattttgtaattaaaaatatatattggaagataatcatatattattaattatatattattttaatatgtattataaaatattaattattgatgaCACATAATTCAATTCttgaatgaagaagaagaaccatctattgatttaaattaatattaaaaatttaaaaatactaattaaattaagaatattattttaacataaattaaaatgataatcatatgctataaatatatattaagaacaaaactatttttaattaaaaaacaatattatattatttctactttataaaaatatttaaatgttaattaaaacaACAACTagcataattattaattaaatt
This Malania oleifera isolate guangnan ecotype guangnan chromosome 11, ASM2987363v1, whole genome shotgun sequence DNA region includes the following protein-coding sequences:
- the LOC131168589 gene encoding pentatricopeptide repeat-containing protein At2g06000, producing MILFFFFARPLRIRASKIAVACFHDHPFGGSRLRPFHDCEEVVQNPEIWFIKVVRTLCVRAHSLDDFQDYLGKTVNPSIAFEVIRCLNPKLGLKFFEFSSLNLKLKHSLRTYNFLLRSVCQSGLHDSAKFVFDCMRNDGHLPDSSVLEFLVSSFARAGKFDIVRGLLAQLQRDEVRVSSFVYNSLLNILVKMNQIDVAVRLFKEQLSSFSRPDACTFNIVLRGLCRVGKVDEAFEFFNDMESFGCSPDVITYNTLINGLCRTNQIDRGRCLLEEIQSKGDFSPDIITYTSVISGFCKLGKMEEASILFIEMTSSGIKPNLITFNVLINGFGKAGNMVAALAMYDKMLFLGCLPDVVTFTSLIDGYCRSGQVDKGLRLWHEMNSRNLSPNEYTFAILINALCKGNRVQEARDLLRHPKWKDIVPQPFMYNPVIDGCCKAGNLDEANVIVAEMEKRCKLDKLTFTILIIGHCMKGRMFEALGIFNKMQAIGCAPDNITVNSLISCLLKAGMPNEASRIIQAASEDLNLGLSSAKRPIPMRTNIEIPVAV